In Haloterrigena turkmenica DSM 5511, a single genomic region encodes these proteins:
- a CDS encoding sodium-dependent transporter, with product MAQRESWATRAGFILAAVGSAVGLGNIWRFPYQVGEYGGAAFLVVYLLLVALIGFPVMLVEFTIGRRTERNPVGALKQIGEGAWTKVGWVFVLAGFVILSYYSVVAGWILRYTAIGLQGNYAAGGAGAQFMSVAGGMDSVVTHAIFMAAIVTVVAFGIQQGIEFSVKLMVPAIIALLIGLAVYAGTLSGAGEAYAYYLSPDLGTIAANWTEILPAAAAQAFFTLSLGMGVMITYASYLGEDRNLAKDGTIIVALDTAIAFTAGLVAFPVLYTAELTDVAAGPSFIFVSLAQAFSNIPFGGIIGAIFFAIVTIAALSSAISIMEVVVSYLIDEHGVDRLPATIALGVVIFVVGLPVAYEPEGLNWLVVYDGFANSILLILGGLLLAIYIGWVATDLGIEELGKGIHNLGSWGMVWIWTLRVPVIIVLLIVLTQNTIGYYESLVGIFG from the coding sequence ATGGCACAACGTGAATCATGGGCAACGCGAGCAGGGTTCATCCTCGCTGCGGTCGGGAGCGCAGTGGGGCTCGGAAACATCTGGCGATTCCCGTATCAAGTCGGAGAATACGGCGGCGCAGCGTTTCTCGTCGTCTATCTCCTGTTGGTCGCACTGATTGGATTCCCGGTAATGCTGGTCGAATTTACGATCGGGCGACGCACAGAACGCAATCCCGTCGGGGCGCTCAAACAGATCGGTGAAGGTGCGTGGACGAAAGTCGGATGGGTGTTCGTTCTCGCCGGATTCGTCATTCTGTCGTACTACAGCGTCGTCGCCGGCTGGATTCTCCGGTACACGGCTATCGGACTGCAGGGCAATTACGCGGCCGGCGGTGCCGGCGCACAGTTCATGTCGGTCGCCGGTGGGATGGATTCTGTCGTGACCCACGCCATCTTCATGGCTGCCATCGTCACCGTCGTCGCGTTCGGCATCCAGCAGGGTATCGAGTTCTCCGTGAAGCTCATGGTCCCCGCGATCATCGCGCTACTGATCGGCCTGGCGGTGTACGCCGGAACGCTCTCCGGTGCCGGAGAAGCGTACGCGTACTACCTCTCTCCCGATCTGGGAACGATCGCGGCGAACTGGACCGAGATCCTCCCCGCGGCGGCCGCACAGGCGTTCTTCACGCTGTCGCTCGGGATGGGCGTGATGATCACCTACGCGTCGTATCTCGGCGAAGACCGGAATCTCGCCAAGGACGGTACCATCATCGTCGCGCTCGACACGGCGATCGCGTTTACCGCCGGTCTGGTCGCGTTTCCGGTGCTCTACACCGCCGAGTTGACGGACGTCGCCGCCGGACCGAGTTTCATCTTCGTCAGCCTCGCCCAAGCCTTCAGTAACATTCCGTTCGGCGGGATCATCGGCGCCATCTTCTTCGCCATCGTCACGATCGCCGCGCTCTCGAGTGCGATCAGCATCATGGAAGTCGTGGTCTCGTACCTGATCGACGAACACGGGGTCGACCGCCTCCCGGCGACGATCGCGCTCGGCGTCGTGATCTTCGTCGTCGGTCTCCCGGTCGCCTACGAGCCGGAGGGGCTGAACTGGCTCGTCGTGTACGACGGGTTCGCCAATTCGATTCTGCTCATCCTCGGCGGCCTGCTGCTCGCCATCTACATCGGATGGGTCGCGACCGACCTCGGAATCGAGGAACTCGGCAAAGGTATTCACAATCTCGGATCGTGGGGAATGGTCTGGATCTGGACGCTCCGAGTGCCGGTCATCATCGTGCTGCTCATCGTCCTCACGCAGAACACGATCGGCTACTACGAGAGCCTCGTCGGTATCTTCGGCTGA
- a CDS encoding SDR family oxidoreductase, producing MAPTTAYSVDFDDTVAVVTGASGALGSAAVERFRTAGATVCAVDVVAPDDEDSLLEPDSKTHFYEADLTDEGDVEELMTAVVDDHGRLDHLVNIAGTWRGGDHIEETDLEEFELLVDINLKTAFLASKHALPHLHDSEGSIVSVSARSSLEGGEGDGPYRITKAGIRLLTETLAEENKGTVRANCVMPSVIDTPMNREMMPDADHDSWVDPTEIADVMAFLCSDGAAVTTGAAVPVYGEA from the coding sequence ATGGCACCGACGACAGCGTACTCCGTCGACTTCGACGATACCGTCGCCGTAGTTACGGGCGCGAGCGGCGCGCTCGGCAGCGCCGCGGTCGAGCGGTTCCGAACGGCCGGCGCGACCGTCTGCGCCGTCGACGTCGTCGCGCCGGACGACGAGGACAGCCTGCTCGAGCCCGATTCGAAGACGCACTTCTACGAGGCCGACCTGACCGACGAGGGCGACGTCGAGGAACTGATGACTGCCGTCGTCGACGATCACGGTCGGCTCGATCATCTGGTGAACATCGCCGGAACGTGGCGCGGCGGCGACCACATCGAGGAGACCGACCTCGAGGAGTTCGAGCTGCTCGTCGATATCAACCTCAAAACGGCGTTTCTGGCCTCGAAACACGCGCTCCCGCACCTGCATGACAGCGAGGGCTCGATCGTGAGCGTCAGCGCGCGCTCGTCGCTCGAGGGCGGTGAGGGCGACGGCCCCTACCGGATCACGAAGGCCGGGATCCGGCTGCTGACGGAGACGCTGGCCGAGGAGAACAAAGGAACCGTCCGCGCGAACTGCGTGATGCCAAGCGTGATCGACACGCCGATGAACCGCGAGATGATGCCCGACGCGGACCACGACTCGTGGGTCGATCCCACCGAGATCGCGGACGTGATGGCCTTCCTCTGTAGCGACGGCGCGGCGGTGACGACCGGCGCCGCTGTGCCGGTGTACGGCGAGGCCTGA
- a CDS encoding response regulator, whose protein sequence is MNDRRDEQIDILLVEDNPGDVRLTQEAFRQLSTETTIHVATDGDEGIDFLTERCDDGTAPLPDLVLLDLNLPRMGGLEFLESIQEEPKLARIPVLVLTSSETIEDVHESYELAANAYLTKPTDPVEYTRMVEAVADFWFQRAALPPMMA, encoded by the coding sequence ATGAACGATCGACGCGACGAGCAGATCGATATCCTCCTGGTGGAGGACAATCCCGGCGACGTCCGCCTCACTCAGGAAGCGTTCCGGCAACTGTCCACGGAGACGACGATTCACGTCGCGACCGACGGCGACGAGGGTATCGACTTCCTCACGGAGCGATGCGACGACGGCACCGCCCCGCTGCCGGACCTCGTGCTCCTCGATCTGAACCTCCCGCGGATGGGCGGCCTCGAGTTCCTCGAGTCGATCCAGGAGGAACCGAAGCTCGCTCGCATCCCTGTCCTCGTCCTCACGAGCTCCGAGACCATCGAGGACGTCCACGAGAGCTACGAGCTCGCGGCCAACGCCTACCTGACCAAGCCGACCGATCCGGTCGAGTACACCAGAATGGTCGAGGCCGTCGCGGACTTCTGGTTCCAGCGGGCCGCGCTGCCGCCGATGATGGCGTGA
- a CDS encoding glycerophosphodiester phosphodiesterase has translation MRLIAHRGFAAAAAENTIPALLSAADYADAVEFDVRRCGSGELVVVHDETIDRVTDGTGAVADSSLDALTSHTVLDSGEPIPTLEEVLEALPPSVEINLELKDAGIAADVLEVIDGAENRVVATSFLTSELRSIRELDPDQSIGLLVDRHVETPVTTAVELDCDVIGASYWRCLVTGLVPRADVVGLEIHAWTIERPALARLLECRGVDCVSVDRPIPV, from the coding sequence ATGCGTCTGATCGCCCACCGCGGATTCGCCGCGGCGGCGGCCGAGAACACGATCCCGGCGCTCCTGTCGGCGGCCGATTACGCGGACGCCGTCGAGTTCGACGTCCGTCGCTGTGGCTCGGGCGAACTCGTCGTCGTCCACGACGAGACGATCGACCGCGTGACCGACGGCACCGGCGCGGTCGCCGACAGCAGCCTCGACGCGCTCACATCTCACACCGTCCTCGATTCCGGCGAGCCCATCCCGACCCTCGAGGAGGTGCTCGAAGCGCTTCCGCCGTCAGTCGAGATCAACCTCGAACTCAAAGACGCCGGTATCGCGGCGGACGTTCTCGAGGTCATCGACGGCGCGGAGAACCGGGTCGTCGCGACGTCCTTTCTGACGTCCGAACTGCGGTCGATCCGCGAGCTCGATCCCGACCAGTCGATCGGGCTGCTGGTCGACCGTCACGTCGAGACGCCGGTCACGACCGCCGTCGAACTCGATTGCGACGTCATCGGCGCGAGCTACTGGCGCTGTCTCGTGACGGGGCTGGTCCCGCGAGCCGACGTCGTCGGCCTCGAGATCCACGCGTGGACGATCGAGCGGCCCGCGCTGGCGCGACTCCTCGAGTGCCGCGGCGTCGACTGCGTCTCCGTGGATCGGCCGATTCCGGTGTGA
- a CDS encoding secondary thiamine-phosphate synthase enzyme YjbQ, whose product MSQSTFSVETDARLTTVDVTDRVAAAVPDDLESGTATAFVRHTTAGLAVQENESRLRGDLETFLRDLVPDEGHAHDRLDGNADSHLRATLVGPDVTIPVEDGEPALGTWQSVLLIECDGPRTRSVSVTTVGE is encoded by the coding sequence ATGAGCCAGTCGACGTTTTCCGTCGAGACCGACGCGCGCCTGACGACCGTCGATGTGACCGACCGCGTCGCCGCAGCCGTCCCCGACGACCTCGAGTCGGGCACCGCGACCGCGTTCGTCCGGCACACAACGGCCGGACTCGCCGTTCAGGAGAACGAGTCGCGGCTGCGCGGCGACCTCGAGACGTTCCTCCGCGATCTCGTTCCCGACGAGGGCCACGCGCACGACCGGCTGGACGGCAATGCGGATTCGCACCTCCGAGCGACGCTCGTCGGGCCGGACGTGACGATTCCGGTCGAAGACGGCGAGCCGGCGCTTGGCACGTGGCAGTCCGTCCTGCTGATCGAGTGTGACGGGCCGCGGACGCGGTCGGTCTCCGTGACGACTGTCGGGGAGTAG
- a CDS encoding HEAT repeat domain-containing protein → MDGEGGRTVGTPQSDDAFELPAVLARLDTDDRDEQRAAVAAVRDTLADDPAVCLPTVPKLRRLLGDADVDFHEEVAYCLAELATESTADVAPSTDEIVAFAVENPERPATAELLRCLATITADQPSAVVDHADAIADVIDRRSGYDHRGLKIFQQLSAAQPGAIQSAVPLLTAALEDDPERHGVAVLSAVGRLARSETPLPTLEFVDPALELVDHDAVPLRRNAVGCLADVARRTPTAVEPAVPALATALEHDDGETRANAAVAIARVTAELTSVLEPVREPLLERLDDDHDRVRANAAVALGHGRVDAAADRLSTLAHEDPNPDVRERASWALDQVSSA, encoded by the coding sequence ATGGATGGGGAAGGGGGCCGGACAGTCGGAACGCCACAGTCCGACGACGCGTTCGAGCTGCCGGCCGTCCTCGCACGACTCGATACGGACGATCGCGACGAGCAGCGAGCCGCCGTCGCGGCGGTTCGCGACACGCTGGCCGACGATCCGGCGGTCTGTCTTCCGACCGTCCCGAAACTGCGTCGGCTGCTCGGCGACGCCGACGTCGACTTCCACGAGGAGGTCGCCTACTGTCTGGCCGAGCTCGCGACCGAATCGACCGCCGACGTCGCGCCGTCGACCGACGAGATCGTCGCGTTCGCCGTCGAGAACCCCGAACGGCCGGCGACCGCCGAGTTGCTTCGCTGTCTCGCGACGATCACGGCCGACCAGCCCTCGGCCGTCGTCGATCACGCCGACGCGATCGCCGACGTGATCGATCGCCGCTCCGGATACGATCACCGGGGGCTGAAGATCTTCCAGCAGCTCTCGGCGGCGCAACCGGGCGCGATTCAGTCCGCGGTCCCGCTTCTCACCGCGGCCCTCGAGGACGATCCGGAGCGCCACGGCGTGGCGGTGCTGTCGGCGGTCGGCCGCCTGGCCCGGTCGGAGACGCCGCTGCCGACCCTCGAGTTCGTCGACCCGGCCCTGGAACTCGTCGACCACGACGCCGTCCCACTCCGCCGGAACGCCGTCGGCTGTCTGGCCGACGTCGCCCGCCGGACGCCCACCGCGGTCGAACCGGCCGTTCCGGCCCTCGCGACCGCACTCGAGCACGACGACGGGGAGACCCGGGCCAACGCCGCCGTCGCGATCGCGCGCGTGACGGCGGAGCTCACGTCGGTTCTCGAGCCGGTCCGGGAGCCGTTGCTCGAGCGGTTAGACGACGACCACGACCGCGTGCGGGCCAACGCCGCCGTCGCGCTCGGGCACGGCCGCGTCGACGCGGCCGCGGACCGACTCTCGACGCTGGCCCACGAGGATCCGAACCCGGACGTCCGCGAGCGGGCGAGCTGGGCGCTGGATCAGGTCTCATCGGCGTAG